From the genome of Fusobacterium varium, one region includes:
- a CDS encoding RNA polymerase factor sigma-54 gives MDFTLKLKQEMKLSLTQEMKISMNILQMSSSNLKDFIEKEALKNPMLEVTYSTPSSKYNSDEETTSPFDFIIEEKTLIDFLEEQLGYLKISPKIKSICEYVINNLDDRGYLSISKLEIKKALKISTAQLKEAMDIIYTLEPAGIGAENLKESLKIQLITKDIIDEKLFTLIDDYLEELGDRKYSLISEKLHVSVEQIEDYLDIIKSLEPIPARGYFVGNRTNYVVPEAKIEIVDDELTVTLNEEAIPKIKINSSYKSTNSLSDKNNMYTAINLIKSIEKRYITLERVLNQLIVKQKNFFFRGKDFLQTLTLKDIAKELNLHESTISRAIRDKFIETPQGIIAIKSLFILNSECLEIKKTIEELIKSENKSSPLSDEKISLYFKNKGCSIARRTIAKYREELGIPSTRERKRK, from the coding sequence TTGGATTTCACTTTAAAATTAAAACAAGAAATGAAGCTTTCTCTGACACAAGAAATGAAAATTTCTATGAATATACTTCAAATGTCTTCATCTAACCTAAAAGATTTTATTGAAAAAGAAGCCTTAAAAAACCCAATGTTAGAAGTAACATACTCTACTCCCTCATCTAAATATAATTCTGATGAAGAAACTACTTCACCTTTTGACTTTATTATTGAAGAAAAAACTTTAATTGACTTTCTAGAAGAGCAACTTGGATATTTAAAAATTTCACCTAAAATAAAATCTATTTGTGAATATGTAATAAATAATCTAGATGATAGAGGATACCTTTCCATATCTAAATTAGAAATAAAAAAAGCTCTTAAAATTTCTACAGCCCAACTGAAAGAGGCTATGGATATTATATATACATTAGAACCTGCTGGTATTGGTGCAGAAAATTTAAAAGAAAGTCTAAAAATACAGCTTATAACAAAAGATATTATTGATGAAAAGCTCTTTACCCTTATAGATGATTATTTAGAAGAACTAGGAGATAGAAAATATTCCCTCATAAGTGAAAAATTACATGTATCAGTTGAACAAATAGAAGATTATCTTGATATAATAAAATCATTGGAACCTATCCCTGCAAGAGGATATTTTGTAGGAAATAGAACAAATTATGTAGTTCCAGAAGCTAAAATAGAAATAGTTGATGATGAATTAACAGTTACATTAAATGAAGAAGCTATACCTAAAATAAAAATAAACAGTTCATATAAATCTACAAATTCATTATCTGATAAAAATAATATGTATACAGCTATAAATCTGATTAAAAGTATTGAAAAAAGATATATCACTCTTGAAAGAGTTTTAAATCAACTTATAGTAAAACAAAAAAATTTCTTTTTTAGAGGAAAAGACTTTTTACAAACTTTAACTTTGAAAGATATAGCAAAAGAATTAAATCTTCATGAATCTACTATTTCTAGAGCAATTAGAGATAAATTTATAGAAACTCCTCAGGGAATAATAGCTATAAAATCTCTTTTCATATTAAATTCTGAATGTCTTGAAATAAAAAAAACTATAGAAGAACTCATAAAATCTGAAAATAAATCTTCACCTTTATCTGATGAAAAAATATCCTTATACTTCAAAAATAAAGGCTGTAGCATTGCCCGAAGAACCATAGCAAAATATAGAGAAGAACTTGGAATTCCTTCTACCAGAGAAAGAAAAAGAAAATAA
- the pcrA_3 gene encoding ATP-dependent DNA helicase pcrA produces MSILEKLNDRQRKAAEKIEGALLILAGAGSGKTRTITYRIAHMIQELGISPYKILAVTFTNKAAKEMKERVEDLVGEDGRRTMVSTFHSFGVRLLRTYGDRLGYGANFTIYDADDQKRVVKGIMKELVVKDKNLTEGMVVSLISKLKEEEISADEYEKSENKYNMNAVVVAEIYRRYNITLKNNNGMDFSDILINTAKLLEIPDILNKVQDKFRYIMVDEYQDTNNIQYKIINKIASKYGNLCVVGDENQSIYGFRGANIQNILDFEKDYPNAEVVKLEENYRSTSVILDAANAVISNNSSARDKKLWTKKTTGEKITLLQCNDGRQEVNTIIEEIIKGKNQGKKYRDFTILYRMNAQSRLFEEGFLRFNIPYKIFGGMQFYQRAEIKDIVAYLAVINNTKDSLNLSRILNVPKRKIGDKSLEKINEFASVNGLTLFEALGRAKEIDTLTANMKLVLEEFYKMMTELIEISESEPVSELFDKVIKSIKYFDYLEANYEDSENRINNIEELRNSITEMEKIIETLTLREYLENISLVSATDNLEEEKDYVKLMTIHNSKGLEFPTVFLVGTEDEVFPGKKADFEPRELEEERRLCYVAITRAEDKLYISYAASRFMYGEESFRTKSRFIDELPENLLESNIESQFKREAINPVKTPVKHQFKKMITIEDLNKTYKEYPYSIGEKVMHKKFGLGVVRGVSDKKVEIDFVDGKREIAMAVADKFLTKN; encoded by the coding sequence ATGAGCATATTGGAAAAATTGAATGACAGACAGAGGAAAGCTGCTGAAAAAATAGAAGGAGCACTGCTTATACTTGCAGGGGCAGGTTCTGGAAAAACAAGGACAATCACTTACAGAATAGCACATATGATTCAGGAATTAGGAATATCTCCATACAAAATATTAGCTGTGACATTTACAAATAAAGCAGCTAAAGAGATGAAGGAAAGAGTTGAAGATCTTGTAGGAGAAGATGGAAGAAGAACGATGGTTTCTACTTTTCACTCGTTTGGGGTAAGACTTTTAAGAACATATGGAGATAGACTTGGTTATGGAGCCAACTTTACCATTTATGATGCTGATGACCAGAAGAGAGTGGTAAAAGGTATTATGAAAGAGCTTGTAGTAAAAGATAAAAATCTTACTGAAGGAATGGTAGTATCTCTTATTTCAAAACTAAAAGAGGAAGAGATATCTGCTGATGAATATGAAAAATCAGAAAACAAATATAATATGAATGCTGTAGTAGTGGCTGAAATATATAGAAGATATAATATAACTCTTAAAAATAATAATGGAATGGACTTTTCAGATATATTAATTAATACAGCAAAACTTTTGGAGATACCTGATATTTTAAATAAAGTTCAGGATAAATTCAGATATATAATGGTTGATGAATATCAGGATACAAATAATATCCAGTATAAGATAATCAATAAAATAGCAAGCAAATATGGAAATTTATGTGTAGTTGGAGATGAAAATCAGAGTATATACGGTTTTAGAGGAGCTAATATTCAGAATATTCTTGATTTTGAAAAAGATTATCCAAATGCAGAAGTAGTAAAACTTGAAGAAAATTATCGTTCTACTTCAGTAATACTTGATGCTGCTAATGCTGTAATAAGCAATAACTCAAGTGCAAGAGATAAAAAACTTTGGACTAAAAAAACTACTGGTGAGAAAATAACTCTTCTTCAATGCAATGATGGAAGACAGGAAGTAAATACCATAATTGAAGAGATAATTAAAGGAAAAAATCAAGGTAAGAAATATAGAGATTTTACTATTCTTTATAGAATGAATGCTCAATCAAGACTATTTGAAGAAGGTTTTTTGAGGTTTAATATTCCATATAAAATATTTGGTGGAATGCAGTTCTATCAAAGAGCAGAGATTAAGGATATAGTTGCTTATCTTGCTGTTATTAATAATACTAAAGATAGTCTTAATTTGAGCAGAATACTTAATGTACCTAAGAGAAAAATAGGAGATAAAAGTTTAGAAAAGATAAATGAATTTGCTTCTGTAAATGGACTTACTCTTTTTGAAGCATTAGGAAGAGCTAAAGAAATAGATACTCTTACTGCTAATATGAAATTGGTTTTAGAAGAATTTTATAAAATGATGACAGAACTTATTGAAATAAGTGAATCTGAACCTGTTTCAGAACTTTTCGACAAAGTGATAAAAAGTATAAAGTATTTTGACTATCTGGAAGCAAATTATGAAGATAGTGAAAATAGGATAAATAATATAGAAGAGTTGAGAAACTCTATTACAGAAATGGAAAAAATAATAGAAACTCTCACTTTAAGAGAGTATTTAGAAAATATATCATTAGTCAGTGCTACAGATAATCTTGAAGAGGAAAAAGATTATGTAAAACTTATGACTATTCATAATTCAAAAGGACTTGAATTTCCAACAGTATTTCTAGTGGGAACTGAAGATGAGGTATTTCCGGGGAAAAAAGCAGATTTTGAGCCAAGAGAACTTGAAGAGGAAAGAAGATTATGCTATGTAGCAATAACAAGAGCAGAAGATAAATTGTATATTTCTTATGCAGCAAGCAGGTTTATGTATGGAGAGGAAAGTTTCAGAACAAAATCAAGATTCATAGATGAACTTCCTGAAAATCTTCTTGAAAGCAATATAGAATCTCAATTTAAGCGTGAAGCAATAAATCCCGTAAAAACTCCAGTTAAACATCAATTCAAAAAAATGATAACTATAGAAGATTTGAATAAAACATATAAAGAGTATCCTTATTCTATTGGGGAAAAAGTAATGCATAAAAAATTTGGTTTAGGGGTAGTAAGAGGAGTATCGGATAAAAAAGTAGAAATAGATTTCGTAGATGGAAAAAGAGAAATTGCAATGGCAGTTGCAGATAAGTTTTTAACAAAAAACTAG
- a CDS encoding Protein of uncharacterised function (DUF1446), with amino-acid sequence MKKVRIGSGAGYAGDRIEPAIDLMLNGNIDYIVFECLAERTIAIAQQEKLKDPDKGYNGLLEYRFEKILPICSEKKIKVITNMGAANPLSAIKKIKSMAESMGIKNLKLAAVLGDDISEHLGKYLDREILELGVPLKNIEDKLISANVYLGADGIVEALKNGADIVVTGRCADPAIFMAPLIYEFGWDINDHNLIGKGIMIGHLLECGAQVCGGYFAVPGYNEVKDLWNVGFPIAEVSENGEVIITKTETTGGLVNTHTCKEQLIYEIHDPANYLTPDGVADFTTISLKEIGKDRVLLTGATGKEKPKTLKVSIGYRDCFIGDAGISYGGSTAYAKAALAGEVVKKRLEHTGVKFEELKIDLLGVNSLYGDTIGRKLCDPSVLGEVRLRVAGRTVNKAEATKIVNEVETLYTNGPSGGGGVTKSVSEVVSICSIFVPREDIKIEVKYEEV; translated from the coding sequence ATGAAAAAAGTAAGAATAGGTTCAGGGGCAGGATATGCTGGAGATAGAATAGAACCAGCTATAGATTTGATGCTCAATGGAAATATAGACTATATAGTTTTTGAATGCCTTGCAGAAAGAACAATAGCTATAGCTCAGCAAGAAAAATTAAAAGACCCAGACAAGGGGTATAATGGTTTGTTGGAATATAGATTTGAAAAAATACTTCCTATATGTTCAGAGAAAAAAATAAAAGTAATAACTAATATGGGAGCAGCTAATCCTCTAAGTGCTATAAAGAAAATAAAATCAATGGCAGAATCTATGGGAATAAAAAATCTTAAATTGGCAGCTGTGTTAGGAGATGATATTTCAGAACATCTTGGAAAATACCTTGATCGTGAAATATTAGAATTAGGGGTACCTTTAAAAAATATAGAGGATAAATTAATATCTGCAAATGTATATCTAGGTGCTGATGGAATAGTAGAAGCCTTAAAAAATGGTGCAGATATAGTAGTAACTGGACGTTGTGCTGATCCAGCAATATTTATGGCTCCATTAATTTATGAATTTGGCTGGGATATAAATGATCATAATTTAATTGGAAAAGGTATTATGATAGGACATTTGCTTGAATGTGGAGCTCAGGTGTGTGGAGGATATTTTGCAGTACCTGGATATAATGAAGTAAAAGATTTGTGGAATGTAGGTTTCCCAATTGCTGAAGTAAGTGAAAATGGAGAAGTAATAATTACTAAAACTGAAACAACTGGTGGACTTGTAAATACTCATACTTGCAAAGAACAGCTTATTTATGAGATACACGACCCAGCAAACTATTTGACACCTGATGGAGTAGCTGATTTTACAACTATTTCATTAAAAGAAATAGGAAAAGATAGAGTGTTATTAACTGGTGCAACTGGTAAAGAGAAACCAAAAACTTTAAAAGTAAGTATTGGTTACAGAGATTGCTTTATAGGAGATGCTGGAATAAGTTATGGTGGCTCTACAGCATATGCAAAAGCAGCTCTTGCAGGAGAAGTAGTTAAGAAAAGATTAGAACATACAGGGGTAAAATTTGAAGAATTAAAAATAGATCTTTTAGGAGTAAACTCTCTTTATGGAGATACTATTGGAAGAAAACTATGTGATCCATCTGTTTTAGGAGAAGTGAGATTAAGAGTTGCAGGAAGAACAGTCAATAAAGCAGAAGCAACTAAAATAGTAAATGAAGTGGAAACTCTTTATACTAATGGACCATCTGGTGGTGGTGGAGTAACTAAGAGCGTAAGTGAAGTAGTTTCAATATGTTCTATATTTGTTCCTAGAGAAGATATTAAAATTGAAGTTAAGTATGAGGAGGTTTAA
- the citN_2 gene encoding Citrate transporter, with translation MVAALGFITIIVLLAVIMTKKMSPLVALISVPVITALIGGHGLNIGKYINDGVKSIAPTGTMFIFAILFFGILTDAGTFQPIIDKILKVVGKDPIKIAIGTAILSMIVHLDGSGAVTFLVTVPAMLPLYEALGMRKTTLATIVALGAGVMNILPWGGPTIRAATSLKIPVTELFNPLLIPVLTGIIFVLFVAFKLGRDEKVRIGNIEEIEIDTNNLGEKKKSRNFVVNILTIIVAIVVLVSGKLSPTVVFMIAFCISIVINFPSVKEQKERVDAHAKAALMMASILFAAGAFIGIMQKSGMITEMSTVIVKTIPQSLGSYMAVITGVISMPASLLFDPDSFYFGVMPVLATTAQEFGSSAIAVGRAAILGQMTTGFPVSPLTASTFLLVGLTGVELGEHQKKTIPYAFLTTIVMLIVAIITGALYR, from the coding sequence ATGGTAGCAGCTTTAGGATTTATAACGATTATTGTACTATTGGCAGTAATAATGACAAAGAAAATGTCACCATTAGTAGCACTTATATCTGTACCTGTAATCACAGCACTTATAGGAGGTCATGGATTAAATATTGGAAAGTATATTAATGATGGGGTAAAATCAATAGCTCCAACAGGTACTATGTTTATCTTTGCAATTTTATTCTTTGGTATTCTTACAGATGCAGGAACTTTCCAGCCAATCATTGATAAAATTTTAAAAGTTGTAGGAAAAGATCCAATAAAAATAGCAATTGGAACAGCAATATTATCTATGATAGTTCACTTAGATGGATCAGGAGCAGTGACATTTCTAGTAACAGTTCCAGCAATGCTTCCACTTTATGAAGCGTTAGGAATGAGAAAAACTACTTTAGCAACAATAGTAGCTTTAGGAGCAGGGGTAATGAATATTCTTCCATGGGGAGGACCTACTATCAGAGCAGCAACTTCTTTAAAAATACCTGTAACAGAACTTTTCAATCCTTTACTTATACCAGTTTTAACAGGGATAATATTTGTTCTTTTTGTAGCCTTTAAACTTGGAAGAGATGAAAAAGTAAGAATAGGGAATATAGAAGAAATAGAAATTGATACAAATAATCTTGGAGAAAAGAAAAAAAGTAGAAACTTTGTTGTTAATATTTTAACAATAATAGTAGCTATAGTGGTTCTTGTATCTGGAAAATTATCACCAACAGTTGTATTTATGATTGCCTTCTGTATTTCAATAGTAATAAACTTCCCATCTGTAAAAGAACAAAAAGAAAGAGTAGATGCTCATGCAAAGGCAGCTCTCATGATGGCGAGTATATTATTTGCAGCAGGAGCATTTATTGGAATTATGCAAAAATCTGGAATGATAACAGAGATGTCTACAGTTATAGTAAAAACAATTCCTCAATCATTGGGAAGCTATATGGCAGTCATTACAGGGGTAATCAGTATGCCAGCAAGTTTACTGTTTGATCCAGACTCATTCTATTTTGGAGTAATGCCAGTCCTTGCTACTACAGCTCAGGAGTTTGGAAGTTCAGCAATAGCAGTTGGTAGAGCAGCTATATTAGGACAAATGACAACTGGATTTCCAGTAAGTCCACTTACAGCTTCAACATTCCTTTTGGTAGGATTAACAGGAGTGGAGTTAGGAGAACATCAAAAGAAAACAATTCCATATGCGTTTTTAACTACAATAGTAATGCTTATAGTGGCAATAATAACAGGGGCTTTATATAGATAA
- a CDS encoding sn-1,2-diacylglycerol ethanolamine- and cholinephosphotranferases produces MVKRKYIAPNAITAAGLFLGYLSITASIKGEFIRAIVFIILAMVCDGLDGKTARKLDAFSEFGKEFDSFCDAVSFGLAPSLLVYSILTQKIAASPFIVPVSFLYALCGVMRLVKFNIITVASSEKGDFSGMPIPSAASMVCSYFLFCYMVNKHLGINLFNIDALMAITVIAAVLMVSTMKFKTPDKAFPFIPKKFAGAFILLVVITLPISLFIVTYAYVLINIMAHVTKRFFGSENSSDDNDEIEEIIEVIEEENSEEKDLEEYHK; encoded by the coding sequence ATGGTAAAAAGAAAGTATATAGCACCCAATGCAATCACTGCTGCTGGTTTATTTCTAGGTTATTTGAGTATTACAGCATCAATTAAAGGTGAATTTATACGTGCTATAGTTTTTATTATATTAGCTATGGTTTGTGATGGACTGGATGGAAAAACTGCGAGAAAATTAGATGCTTTTAGTGAATTTGGTAAGGAATTTGATTCCTTCTGTGATGCAGTTTCTTTTGGTCTTGCTCCAAGTCTTTTAGTTTATTCTATATTGACACAAAAAATTGCAGCTAGTCCATTTATTGTCCCAGTTTCATTCTTATACGCTCTTTGTGGAGTTATGAGGCTTGTAAAATTTAATATCATTACAGTTGCCTCAAGTGAAAAAGGTGATTTTAGTGGAATGCCTATTCCTAGTGCTGCTTCTATGGTTTGTTCTTATTTTCTTTTCTGTTATATGGTAAACAAACATTTAGGTATCAATCTATTTAACATAGATGCTCTTATGGCTATTACTGTAATTGCTGCTGTTCTTATGGTAAGTACTATGAAGTTCAAAACTCCAGATAAAGCATTTCCTTTTATACCAAAGAAATTTGCTGGTGCTTTTATTCTTCTGGTAGTGATTACACTTCCTATAAGTTTATTTATAGTAACTTATGCATATGTTCTTATCAATATTATGGCTCATGTTACTAAAAGATTTTTTGGTTCTGAAAATTCATCTGATGATAACGATGAAATAGAAGAAATAATAGAAGTTATAGAAGAAGAAAATTCTGAAGAAAAAGATTTGGAAGAATATCATAAATAA
- a CDS encoding photosystem II S4 domain protein — protein sequence MERKKFQSLFYDIDEFLVGAICDDIELCKEIDYPVYSRYFYPPNFWSRLENLNVGVKFSFLGINNNCEKRMIGIYPKDFDSAMLNFPIKYFKVISRSKFKELEHKHYLGSIMSLGLKREILGDLIVKEGICYGIINEELFIFLKENLKMIGKIPVEVDEITYEDIPETEFKELVESLTSLRLDVVTAALGNFSRNGAIEVLESGDVTLNYNIDKDKSRIVKEKDIISIRRKGKFLIDSVLGESKKGKIRVLIKKFS from the coding sequence TTGGAGAGAAAAAAATTTCAATCACTGTTTTATGATATAGATGAATTTTTGGTAGGAGCTATATGTGATGATATAGAGCTCTGTAAAGAGATAGATTACCCTGTGTACAGTAGATATTTTTATCCACCTAATTTTTGGAGTAGATTAGAAAATTTAAATGTGGGAGTTAAGTTTTCTTTTTTAGGTATCAATAATAACTGTGAAAAGAGAATGATAGGAATATATCCAAAAGATTTTGATTCAGCTATGCTGAATTTTCCAATAAAATATTTCAAAGTAATTAGTAGGTCTAAATTTAAAGAGTTAGAGCATAAGCACTATCTTGGAAGTATTATGTCATTAGGATTAAAAAGGGAGATATTAGGAGATTTGATTGTAAAAGAGGGAATATGTTATGGTATAATAAATGAAGAATTATTTATATTTTTAAAGGAAAATCTTAAAATGATAGGTAAAATTCCTGTAGAAGTTGATGAAATAACCTATGAAGATATTCCAGAAACAGAATTTAAGGAATTAGTAGAAAGTTTAACATCTTTGAGGCTAGATGTAGTAACAGCAGCTTTGGGAAATTTCTCCAGAAATGGTGCAATAGAGGTTTTAGAATCTGGAGATGTAACATTGAATTATAATATTGATAAAGATAAAAGTAGGATAGTAAAAGAAAAAGATATTATTTCCATAAGAAGAAAAGGAAAATTTTTGATTGATTCTGTTTTAGGTGAGAGTAAAAAGGGAAAAATAAGAGTATTGATAAAAAAATTCAGCTAA